A region of Lacinutrix sp. Hel_I_90 DNA encodes the following proteins:
- a CDS encoding zinc metallopeptidase, with translation MISGYMGYYILIGAISLVSWLVSNQLKKKFAKYSKVHLRNGMSGAEIARKMLADHGIRNVEVISTPGRLTDHYNPVNKTVNLSEAVYNQKNAAAAAVAAHECGHAVQHATAYQWLTMRSKLVPVVQITSSMSQFVIIGGIILMATNMLGGTGQYIAIAGLIMMGFATLFSVITLPVEYDASHRALAWLKNKNMVTPEEYKGSEDALKWAARTYLVAAIGAIASLLFWALQVFGGRD, from the coding sequence ATGATTTCAGGATATATGGGTTACTACATTCTAATTGGCGCTATTTCTTTGGTGAGCTGGCTGGTGAGTAATCAATTGAAGAAAAAGTTTGCCAAGTACTCTAAAGTGCATTTACGCAATGGTATGAGTGGCGCAGAAATAGCAAGAAAAATGCTCGCAGATCACGGTATTCGTAATGTCGAGGTGATTTCTACACCGGGTCGATTAACAGATCACTATAATCCAGTGAATAAAACAGTGAATTTAAGTGAAGCGGTTTACAATCAAAAGAATGCAGCAGCTGCAGCGGTTGCAGCTCACGAATGTGGCCATGCCGTACAACATGCTACGGCTTACCAGTGGTTAACCATGCGCTCAAAATTAGTTCCTGTCGTGCAAATAACATCTAGCATGTCTCAATTTGTTATTATTGGTGGTATTATATTGATGGCGACTAATATGCTGGGCGGCACCGGACAATACATCGCCATTGCCGGATTAATAATGATGGGCTTTGCGACCTTATTTAGTGTCATTACATTGCCTGTGGAATATGACGCAAGTCATAGAGCCTTAGCTTGGTTGAAAAACAAGAATATGGTAACACCAGAAGAATATAAAGGGTCTGAAGACGCTTTAAAATGGGCGGCAAGAACGTATTTAGTTGCAGCCATTGGTGCCATTGCTTCATTATTATTTTGGGCGTTGCAGGTTTTTGGTGGCAGAGACTAA
- a CDS encoding response regulator transcription factor, producing the protein MTNKIKIALADDELLFRQGLKAILESNETIEVLFDVENGEYLIKELRTTEILPEIVITDLKMPELNGVEVTKLIKKEFPEIKVIALTSYFSKPFILNMISIGAVAYLAKNSTPALMIKTIEEVATKGFYYDEQVMQYIHESIVNPADKKVKSSFDTTYFTKRETEVLTLICKQLTTGDIAEKLFISPRTVEGHRNNLLLKTESKNVAGLVIYALKNKLVSLESDRFD; encoded by the coding sequence ATGACAAATAAAATAAAAATAGCATTAGCAGATGACGAACTTTTGTTTAGACAAGGTCTAAAAGCCATTTTAGAAAGCAATGAAACAATAGAAGTACTTTTTGATGTTGAAAACGGCGAGTACCTGATAAAAGAATTGCGCACTACGGAAATCTTGCCTGAGATCGTAATTACCGACCTTAAAATGCCGGAGCTTAATGGCGTAGAAGTCACTAAATTGATTAAAAAAGAGTTCCCAGAAATAAAAGTCATTGCGTTAACCAGTTACTTTAGTAAACCCTTTATTTTAAATATGATTTCTATTGGTGCGGTCGCTTACTTAGCAAAAAACAGCACGCCTGCTTTAATGATAAAGACTATTGAAGAGGTTGCAACCAAGGGGTTTTACTACGACGAACAGGTCATGCAATACATTCATGAAAGCATTGTTAATCCTGCAGATAAAAAAGTAAAGTCTAGTTTTGACACCACCTATTTCACCAAGCGTGAGACTGAAGTATTGACACTTATATGCAAACAATTAACCACTGGTGATATTGCTGAAAAACTGTTTATTAGTCCCAGAACAGTAGAGGGACACCGCAATAATTTACTGCTAAAAACAGAATCTAAAAACGTTGCTGGCCTGGTTATTTATGCGCTTAAAAATAAATTGGTGTCTTTAGAAAGTGATCGCTTTGATTAG
- a CDS encoding VapA/VapB family virulence-associated protein, translated as METTQEQMSTLIAHDFMTKNTGVLDQKKIDAAVESITATTQSYPANGSVASFIFYLKFQVNVTGGKSFNGNAGGASTPGGGALIGDVYTSDINRLYKDTKSFQFNATPVYTSLIFFDGNSNVLGTFQAGAVSTVAGIGGGSGSWS; from the coding sequence ATGGAAACAACACAAGAACAAATGAGCACCCTCATTGCTCACGACTTTATGACTAAAAACACAGGTGTTTTAGATCAGAAAAAAATTGATGCTGCAGTAGAATCGATTACAGCTACTACACAATCTTATCCGGCGAATGGCAGCGTGGCAAGTTTTATTTTTTACTTGAAGTTTCAAGTAAATGTCACTGGAGGAAAATCATTTAATGGTAATGCTGGAGGCGCATCTACTCCTGGAGGCGGTGCTTTAATAGGAGATGTGTATACGAGTGATATTAATCGCTTGTATAAAGACACTAAAAGCTTTCAGTTTAATGCGACACCAGTGTATACAAGCCTTATATTTTTTGATGGTAATAGCAATGTGCTAGGAACGTTTCAAGCAGGCGCTGTAAGTACGGTCGCTGGTATAGGTGGTGGTTCTGGAAGCTGGTCTTAG
- a CDS encoding sensor histidine kinase: MNDNTFISIIGISISLLIIMAVTLIAFFHHTKKKIIEKEQEKASLKITHQQKILQTAIAIQERERKRIAQDLHDAISSKLNIISLCTNVLLIDKTINDKQKTALEQILNITTGTLESARKIAHDLLPPILNEFGLKAALQELFEDCSKHTKIAIEDDIEALTRLSKNNQLHVFRIVQELINNSVRHGKANELVVYMEQNETGFVLRYQDNGKGFDVDKINGNSGIGLQNIKSRIKILNGTLKIESTPNKGSQFMIRCNYDK, translated from the coding sequence TTGAACGACAACACATTTATAAGTATAATTGGAATAAGTATTAGTTTACTTATTATCATGGCTGTTACACTCATTGCTTTTTTCCACCATACCAAAAAAAAGATTATTGAAAAGGAACAAGAAAAAGCCAGTTTAAAAATAACGCACCAACAAAAAATCTTACAAACTGCTATTGCTATTCAAGAGCGGGAGCGTAAGCGCATTGCTCAAGATTTACACGATGCCATTAGTTCTAAACTAAATATCATAAGCCTGTGCACAAACGTTTTACTTATAGATAAAACCATTAACGATAAACAAAAAACAGCCTTAGAACAAATACTAAACATCACCACGGGTACTTTAGAAAGCGCTCGTAAAATAGCGCATGACCTCTTACCTCCCATTTTAAATGAATTTGGTCTAAAAGCAGCTTTACAAGAATTGTTCGAAGACTGTTCTAAGCACACCAAAATAGCGATTGAAGATGATATTGAAGCCTTAACACGGCTCTCAAAAAACAATCAATTACATGTGTTTAGAATCGTCCAAGAACTCATTAACAATTCGGTAAGACATGGCAAAGCCAATGAGTTAGTGGTGTATATGGAGCAAAATGAGACCGGTTTTGTACTGCGTTATCAAGACAATGGTAAAGGGTTTGACGTTGATAAAATTAACGGAAATTCCGGTATCGGGCTACAAAACATAAAAAGTAGAATTAAGATTTTAAACGGCACTTTAAAAATAGAAAGCACGCCTAATAAAGGAAGCCAATTTATGATACGTTGCAATTATGACAAATAA
- a CDS encoding Bax inhibitor-1 family protein, which produces MDNSFENHVPQTKVAVSALAEQDRVAFYKKTYTHVAFGVLAFIVFEYMLLQSDMIVKFALSMTEGIKWLLMLGGFMLITNYAEGMAMRTADKNKQYLAFGLYILAEAFIFIPMIYVAAYYMDQGTEILQQAAIVTLGLFAGLSAVVFVTKKDFSFLKTGLTIGFFIALGLIVAGSLFGFNMGLWFSVGMCLLAGGSILYQTSNMINKYTEDDYIPAALGLFASLMLLFWYILRIFMSRN; this is translated from the coding sequence ATGGATAATTCTTTTGAAAATCATGTGCCGCAAACAAAAGTGGCGGTTAGCGCCTTGGCGGAACAAGATCGCGTTGCTTTTTATAAAAAAACCTATACCCATGTTGCTTTTGGTGTTTTAGCCTTTATTGTTTTTGAATATATGTTATTGCAAAGTGACATGATTGTGAAGTTTGCGCTTTCAATGACCGAAGGCATAAAATGGCTATTAATGCTTGGCGGTTTTATGCTAATTACTAATTATGCTGAAGGCATGGCCATGCGAACAGCCGATAAAAACAAACAATACTTAGCTTTCGGGCTGTATATATTGGCAGAAGCTTTTATTTTTATACCCATGATCTATGTTGCGGCTTATTATATGGATCAAGGCACTGAAATTTTGCAGCAGGCCGCAATTGTAACCTTGGGGTTGTTTGCAGGCTTATCTGCCGTAGTGTTTGTGACCAAAAAGGACTTTTCTTTTTTGAAAACAGGACTAACCATTGGTTTTTTTATTGCTTTAGGTTTGATTGTCGCTGGTAGTCTATTCGGATTTAATATGGGATTATGGTTTTCAGTAGGCATGTGTTTACTGGCTGGTGGCAGTATCTTGTATCAAACCTCTAATATGATTAATAAATATACCGAAGACGATTACATTCCCGCTGCATTGGGCTTATTTGCTTCGTTAATGCTGCTATTCTGGTATATATTAAGAATTTTTATGTCTAGAAACTAA
- the leuS gene encoding leucine--tRNA ligase encodes MKYDFNQIEKKWQDYWAKNQTFIASNTSEKPKYYVLDMFPYPSGAGLHVGHPLGYIASDIYARYKRHKGFNVLHPQGYDSFGLPAEQYAIQTGQHPALTTETNIKTYRRQLDQIGFSFDWSREVRTSSPEYYKWTQWIFIQLFESYYCYNDNKAKHINELIYVFSLNGTAEVNVACDDDVETFTAEDWKGFSSEKKQEILLKYRLTYLAETEVNWCPALGTVLANDEIVNGVSERGGHTVVRKKMTQWSMRISAYAERLLQGLEGLDWTDSLKETQRNWIGKSVGASVTFNVFASETKSHAEPVEAPHKIEVFTTRPDTIFGVSFMTLAPEHELVSKITTVEQKAEVEAYIEKTAKRSERERMADVKTISGVFTGAYAEHPFTKEPIPIWIGDYVLAGYGTGAVMSVPCGDQRDYDFAKHFNIEIPNIFEGVDISEAAFADKEKTVIGNSDFLNGMNYKKATKRAIFELEQLGQGEGKTNYRLRDAVFSRQRYWGEPFPVYYVNGMPQMIAKQHLPITLPEVEKYLPTEAGEPPLGRADVWAWDTESNTVVSNDKINNTSIHPLELNTMPGWAGSSWYFFRYMEPGQTTGAESKRDAVFASEDALKYWENVDLYIGGAEHATGHLLYSRFWVKLLKDRGFVNVEEPFKKLINQGMILGTSAFVYREENTNKYFSKGLTEGRKVLHIHVKVKYVNASDELDIEGLKNDSEFGEDYAKAEFILEDSVYKVGRDVEKMSKSKYNVVNPDQICVDYGADSLRLYEMFLGPLEQYKPWNTAGITGVHSFLKKLWKLYVGENGVNVNNAEATKDNLKTLHKTIKKVQEDIEHFSFNTSVSTFMIAVNELTAQKCTSKDILEPLLVLISPYAPHIAEELYNMLGNSESIATAPFPKFDPSHLVESSKNYPISFNGKMRFTLELPLDMSKDEIEKTVLAHEKTIAQLEGRSPKKVIVVPGKIVNIVE; translated from the coding sequence ATGAAATACGATTTCAATCAAATCGAAAAGAAGTGGCAAGATTATTGGGCAAAAAACCAAACGTTTATAGCTTCAAACACCAGTGAAAAACCAAAATATTATGTTTTAGACATGTTTCCTTATCCTTCAGGTGCAGGGTTGCATGTTGGGCATCCGTTGGGTTATATTGCGAGTGATATCTATGCACGTTACAAGCGTCATAAAGGGTTTAATGTATTACACCCACAAGGGTATGATAGTTTTGGGTTGCCTGCAGAGCAGTACGCCATTCAAACAGGTCAACATCCTGCACTAACAACAGAAACAAATATCAAAACCTATAGACGGCAATTGGATCAAATAGGTTTTTCATTCGATTGGAGTAGAGAAGTACGTACCTCAAGTCCGGAATACTATAAATGGACCCAATGGATTTTTATTCAATTATTCGAATCGTATTATTGCTATAATGATAATAAAGCAAAGCACATCAACGAACTAATCTATGTGTTTTCTTTAAATGGTACCGCAGAAGTTAATGTCGCTTGTGATGATGACGTGGAAACATTTACTGCTGAAGACTGGAAAGGTTTTTCATCTGAAAAGAAACAAGAAATTCTTTTAAAATATAGATTAACCTATTTAGCTGAAACTGAAGTTAATTGGTGTCCGGCTTTAGGAACCGTTTTAGCGAATGATGAAATTGTAAATGGAGTGTCTGAACGTGGCGGGCATACGGTAGTACGTAAAAAAATGACCCAATGGAGCATGCGTATTTCTGCGTATGCAGAGCGTTTACTTCAAGGCTTAGAAGGCCTCGATTGGACAGATTCTCTTAAGGAAACACAGCGTAACTGGATTGGGAAATCAGTAGGGGCCAGTGTTACTTTTAACGTCTTTGCGAGTGAAACCAAAAGTCATGCTGAGCCTGTCGAAGCACCTCACAAAATAGAAGTATTTACGACCCGTCCAGACACGATCTTTGGTGTGTCTTTCATGACGCTTGCACCAGAACACGAACTGGTATCTAAAATCACAACAGTAGAACAAAAAGCCGAAGTTGAAGCGTATATAGAAAAAACAGCCAAACGTAGCGAACGCGAACGCATGGCCGATGTAAAAACAATCTCGGGAGTCTTCACAGGAGCTTACGCAGAACATCCTTTTACAAAAGAACCCATTCCCATTTGGATTGGGGACTATGTGTTAGCGGGTTACGGCACTGGAGCCGTAATGTCTGTGCCCTGTGGTGACCAAAGGGACTACGATTTTGCAAAACATTTTAATATAGAAATCCCTAATATTTTTGAAGGGGTAGACATTAGCGAAGCAGCCTTTGCAGACAAAGAGAAAACGGTGATTGGAAATAGCGATTTCCTTAATGGCATGAACTATAAAAAAGCCACAAAGCGTGCTATTTTTGAATTAGAACAATTAGGTCAGGGCGAAGGTAAAACCAATTACCGTTTGCGTGATGCCGTGTTTTCAAGACAACGGTATTGGGGAGAACCTTTTCCTGTGTATTATGTTAACGGCATGCCACAAATGATTGCCAAACAACATTTGCCAATCACTTTGCCAGAAGTAGAAAAATATTTACCAACCGAAGCAGGCGAGCCACCTTTAGGTCGTGCCGATGTTTGGGCTTGGGATACCGAAAGTAATACAGTCGTTAGCAACGATAAAATAAATAATACAAGCATTCACCCCTTAGAACTAAACACCATGCCGGGTTGGGCAGGAAGTTCGTGGTACTTTTTCCGTTATATGGAACCTGGTCAAACGACAGGTGCAGAAAGCAAAAGAGATGCTGTTTTTGCAAGCGAAGATGCTCTAAAATACTGGGAAAACGTCGATTTATATATTGGCGGTGCAGAGCATGCTACAGGGCATTTATTATACTCCCGTTTTTGGGTGAAATTACTAAAAGATCGCGGATTTGTAAACGTTGAAGAACCTTTTAAGAAGTTGATTAATCAAGGTATGATTTTGGGGACTAGTGCTTTTGTATATAGAGAAGAAAACACTAACAAATATTTTTCTAAAGGTTTAACCGAAGGTAGAAAAGTATTGCATATTCATGTTAAAGTTAAATATGTCAATGCATCAGATGAATTAGATATTGAAGGACTAAAAAATGATAGTGAATTTGGTGAAGATTATGCAAAAGCAGAATTCATTTTAGAAGATAGCGTTTATAAAGTTGGAAGAGACGTCGAAAAAATGTCTAAATCCAAATACAACGTAGTCAATCCAGACCAGATTTGTGTCGATTATGGCGCAGACAGCCTTAGGCTCTACGAAATGTTTTTGGGGCCATTAGAGCAATACAAACCATGGAATACGGCTGGTATCACAGGCGTACACAGTTTTCTTAAAAAGCTATGGAAACTCTATGTTGGTGAAAATGGTGTCAATGTAAACAACGCAGAAGCCACAAAAGACAACCTAAAAACATTACACAAAACCATCAAAAAAGTACAAGAAGATATTGAGCATTTCTCTTTTAACACCTCGGTGTCTACCTTTATGATTGCTGTAAATGAGTTAACGGCACAAAAGTGTACAAGCAAGGACATATTAGAACCTTTATTGGTGTTGATTTCGCCTTATGCGCCTCATATTGCTGAGGAATTATATAACATGCTAGGAAATTCGGAATCGATAGCAACAGCTCCTTTTCCAAAATTTGACCCAAGTCATTTAGTAGAAAGCAGTAAAAATTATCCCATTTCTTTTAATGGTAAAATGCGTTTTACCCTAGAGTTGCCATTAGATATGAGTAAAGACGAGATTGAAAAAACAGTACTCGCTCACGAGAAAACCATTGCCCAATTAGAAGGGCGTAGCCCTAAAAAAGTAATTGTGGTTCCTGGTAAGATTGTAAATATTGTTGAGTAA